The following proteins are co-located in the Bordetella bronchialis genome:
- a CDS encoding RluA family pseudouridine synthase — protein MTSADQPAQPAGRGPMSPGRPRKTPAAAGAAPAAAASRSPAAAPARASAPAPAVRLVEIDEGQDGQRLDNFLFRFCKGVPKSHIYKAIRDGQVRVNKGRTAVDQRLATGDIVRVPPLRLPAPGAARPVPPAEFPIVYEDEALLVVDKPAGIAVHGGSGVAFGVIERLRAARPQAPMLELAHRLDRETSGLLMVAKKRSALLSLHRMLREGQGSKRYYALVYGDWVNDRQHIKLPLTKWTTASGERRVRVDRDGQAAHTIVTLKHRYGKFSLVEAELRTGRTHQIRVHLASVGFPIVGDDKYGDDAIRLSFARKGFGRMFLHAHRLDMPHPLTGEPLSLEAPLPQACLDILKTLESA, from the coding sequence TTGACGTCGGCCGATCAGCCGGCCCAGCCGGCGGGCCGCGGGCCCATGTCGCCGGGACGTCCCCGCAAGACGCCGGCCGCGGCCGGCGCGGCACCGGCCGCCGCGGCATCGCGGTCTCCCGCCGCCGCGCCGGCCCGGGCCTCGGCGCCCGCGCCCGCCGTGCGCCTCGTGGAAATCGACGAAGGCCAGGACGGCCAGCGGCTGGACAACTTCCTGTTCCGCTTCTGCAAGGGCGTGCCCAAGAGCCATATCTACAAGGCGATCCGCGATGGCCAGGTCCGTGTCAACAAGGGCCGTACCGCGGTGGATCAGCGGCTGGCCACGGGCGACATCGTGCGGGTGCCGCCGCTGCGGCTGCCGGCGCCGGGTGCGGCGCGGCCGGTTCCCCCGGCGGAATTCCCCATCGTCTACGAGGACGAGGCCCTGCTGGTGGTCGATAAGCCGGCCGGCATTGCCGTGCATGGGGGCAGCGGCGTGGCCTTCGGCGTCATCGAGCGTCTGCGCGCGGCGCGCCCGCAGGCGCCCATGCTGGAACTGGCCCACCGGCTGGACCGGGAAACCTCCGGCCTGCTCATGGTGGCCAAGAAGCGCAGCGCCCTGTTGTCCCTGCACCGCATGCTGCGCGAAGGGCAGGGCAGCAAGCGCTATTACGCCCTGGTCTATGGCGATTGGGTCAACGACCGGCAGCACATCAAGCTGCCGCTTACCAAATGGACCACGGCATCCGGCGAGCGGCGCGTCCGCGTGGATCGGGACGGGCAGGCGGCCCATACCATCGTCACACTGAAACACCGCTACGGTAAGTTCAGCCTGGTGGAAGCCGAGCTCCGCACCGGCCGCACGCACCAGATCCGCGTGCACCTGGCGTCCGTGGGTTTTCCCATCGTGGGGGACGACAAATATGGGGACGATGCGATCCGGCTCTCTTTCGCCAGGAAAGGTTTCGGGCGCATGTTCCTGCACGCGCATCGCCTCGATATGCCGCATCCCCTGACCGGCGAGCCGCTCTCGCTGGAGGCGCCCCTGCCGCAAGCCTGCCTAGACATTCTGAAAACGTTGGAGTCTGCCTGA
- a CDS encoding HAD-IA family hydrolase, whose translation MPYSLVVFDWDGTLMDSTHSIVAAIQAACRDLELPVPSASQASWVIGLSLESALRRAVPSLTNAMLPRFLERYRVHYLLRDPELKLFDGVREMLAELAARDVRMAVATGKSRVGLNRALAASGLVQAFDATRCADETFSKPNPTMLYEIMDELGVEGDRVVMIGDTSHDLQMASNAQVHGVGVAYGAHPRAELEAQAPQTVVESVTGLREWLLARVG comes from the coding sequence ATGCCCTATTCCTTGGTGGTGTTCGATTGGGATGGGACCTTGATGGACTCCACGCACAGCATCGTGGCGGCGATCCAGGCCGCCTGCCGGGACCTGGAGCTGCCGGTGCCCTCGGCTTCCCAGGCCAGCTGGGTCATCGGCCTGTCGCTGGAAAGCGCCCTGCGCCGCGCCGTGCCCAGCCTGACCAACGCGATGCTGCCCCGCTTCCTGGAACGCTATCGCGTGCATTACCTGCTGCGCGATCCCGAATTGAAGCTGTTCGACGGCGTGCGCGAAATGCTGGCCGAGCTGGCCGCGCGCGACGTGCGCATGGCGGTGGCCACCGGCAAGAGCCGGGTGGGGCTGAACCGCGCCCTGGCCGCCAGCGGCCTGGTCCAGGCCTTCGACGCGACCCGCTGCGCGGACGAGACCTTCAGCAAGCCCAACCCGACCATGCTCTACGAAATCATGGACGAGCTCGGCGTGGAGGGCGACCGGGTCGTCATGATAGGCGACACCTCTCACGACTTGCAGATGGCCAGCAATGCCCAGGTCCACGGCGTCGGCGTGGCCTACGGGGCCCATCCGCGCGCCGAGCTGGAAGCGCAGGCGCCCCAGACCGTGGTGGAGTCGGTCACCGGCCTGCGCGAATGGCTGCTTGCGCGCGTCGGCTGA
- the msrP gene encoding protein-methionine-sulfoxide reductase catalytic subunit MsrP, whose amino-acid sequence MLIRKPSDIPASEITPEAVWQSRRAWMARAAAGAAALGMAGWSGRHAQAADAGLAPLPGTPDKQFAIMDKPTSYEDVTSYNNFYEFGVDKGDPARYAKALRTRPWTVTVEGEVQKPGTFDIDTLLKLAPQEDRTYRMRCVEGWSMVIPWVGYPLSALLNQVQPTGNAKFVQFVSVVQRDTMPGLRYPVIDWPYVEGLRLDEAMHPLTLLTFGLYGKVLPNQNGAPLRVVVPWKYGFKSAKSLVTIRLVEKMPVSAWMKAASNEYGFYANVNPNVPHPRWSQATERRIGEDGLFSPKRKTLMFNGYDQVASLYTGMDLRANY is encoded by the coding sequence ATGCTGATACGTAAACCATCCGATATCCCCGCGTCGGAAATCACGCCCGAGGCGGTCTGGCAGTCGCGGCGGGCCTGGATGGCACGCGCGGCCGCGGGGGCGGCGGCGCTGGGCATGGCGGGCTGGAGCGGCCGCCATGCCCAGGCGGCCGACGCCGGCTTGGCGCCCTTGCCCGGCACGCCGGACAAGCAGTTCGCCATCATGGACAAGCCGACCTCCTACGAGGACGTCACGTCGTACAACAACTTCTACGAATTCGGCGTCGACAAGGGCGATCCCGCGCGCTACGCCAAGGCCTTGCGCACGCGGCCCTGGACGGTCACGGTAGAGGGCGAGGTGCAGAAACCCGGCACCTTCGATATCGATACCCTGCTGAAGCTGGCGCCCCAGGAAGACCGCACCTACCGCATGCGCTGCGTGGAGGGCTGGTCCATGGTCATCCCCTGGGTCGGCTATCCCTTGTCCGCCCTGCTGAACCAGGTGCAGCCCACCGGCAACGCCAAGTTCGTCCAGTTCGTCAGCGTGGTCCAGCGCGACACCATGCCCGGCCTGCGCTACCCCGTGATCGATTGGCCCTATGTAGAGGGCTTGCGGCTGGACGAAGCCATGCACCCGCTGACGCTGCTGACCTTCGGCCTGTACGGCAAGGTACTTCCCAACCAGAACGGCGCGCCGCTGCGGGTGGTCGTGCCCTGGAAGTACGGCTTCAAATCGGCCAAATCGCTGGTCACGATCCGGCTGGTGGAAAAAATGCCGGTCAGCGCCTGGATGAAGGCGGCGTCCAACGAATACGGCTTTTATGCCAACGTGAACCCGAATGTGCCGCATCCGCGCTGGAGCCAGGCCACGGAACGCCGCATCGGCGAAGACGGGCTTTTCAGTCCGAAGCGCAAGACGCTGATGTTCAACGGCTATGACCAGGTCGCGTCCCTGTACACGGGGATGGACCTGCGGGCCAACTACTGA